The following is a genomic window from Flavobacteriales bacterium.
CGAGCTACGTAGTCTGAAACTACATTATGGACGTATAAATGATAGGTCAAAGACTGATTGAGTGGTTCTGCTGTAATATATTCCACAGAATATTCGGTAGAAAATATGGTATCAAAACCCGTATTGAATCTGTTATTAGTAAGCTGATATTCAAGTTCTATTTCCTGTAGAGTGTCCCCATCGTTATCCAAACCGAAAAGAAAAACCTCTAAATCATCTTTAGCATAATAAAATGAATCCGCTTCCTGAGCCATTGTGTAAGCGCTTTCTTGTCCTAAGAAAGCTTTATATATAACTATTCGTTGAGTATCGACGGTCTGATCTAGTAATCCGTAGATTACAGCCGTTTCTTTCCAAGGTGCATTGACCTCAAAATCTGTCTCACATGCCAATAATGTAGTTAATGCTAACAAACACAAATAGTAACTTTTTTTCATAATGGCAAATTTATACTTTTAATTCTGATTAACACTTAGTACATTTGTGGCAAATTCTTAAAACAATGAAAAAAATTATAAGCTTACTAATCGGGCTATCTGTATGCCTAAATCTATATACTCAAACATTACAAACAGAACAGTTCCAAAAAGAAATTTTCAAAGAAAATTTTAATTCTAGCAATTCAACTTTTTCTAGCTTGGTCGATAGTGAAAATTATATCATTATAGATAATGGCGACTTATTCTTGAATAGAACAAATCCGTTAGTACATCATATTATTTTTTCGAAAAATATAATAAAATCGGAAGAATACAGAATTAAAACCGCTATCAAGAACGGTCCATCTACCAAAAGAAATAGTTATGCTGGTATTGTGATGAATACTCCTGTTGATGGCAGTGAAACAGTAGGGGTAGAAATCAATGGTAAACAAGAGTATCGCATCAGAAAAATAACAACATCTTCTAAATTTTTAAGTGGTACAGAATCTAATGATGGCTGGGTAAAAAGTGAAAACATCAACAAGAACGAAGTCTATAATTACATCGACATCATTTCAAATCGTGGTAAATACGATTTATTCATAAACAACAAACACATCAGTACTTTTGAAGCACCAGAACACACAAGTGGTGGGTTCGGCTTTATAATAGGTCCTAATTCTCAAGCTAGAATAGATTACATTACAATTTACGAGCAAGAAAAAGAGTCAACAAAGGAAGATTTGGTAAAAATTAAAACCCAATTGAATAATCTTTCTACATCAGCTAAAAAGTATGAAGTATTAGAAAAAGAAAACAATAACCTCAAGCAACAATTAACAAAAATTGAAAGTCTAAAAAAAGAAAATGAAATGTTAATTGAAAAAAACAATAAGCTTACAGCACTAAAAACAGATAATCAAATTTTAACTGAAAAATTGAAAAAAACCAGTTTAATAGAAAGTGAAAACTTAGTTCTAAAAGAAAAACTTAACGATTACTCTGATTTGCAAAAGGAAAATAAAGCCTTAAATCAAAAGATTGGACTATTGACAAAAGTAAATGAAGAAAATACACGCCTCAAAAATGATATAAAGAAAAATACGCAATCTGTTATATCTTCAAAAAACGAGGTTATCAGCGCTACAAAATCTTTGGCTGATGTTAAAGAGCAACTAGAGAATGTAAAACAGGAGAACGCAGGGCTAAAAACAAAAGTCAATCAACTCAATAAGGAATTAACAACTATCAAAAATACTGAGAAGAGTTTAAATCAAGAGGTAAGTGCATTGAAAACTGCTCAAAAAAACTCAACTTCTAAACTAAGCGCATCTCAAGGTCAAATGGAAAGCCTAAACACTCAAAAAAATAAATTAAGTGATGACCTTAAAAATACTCAAAAAGAGTTGTTATCCGCTAAAAATTTGATTGTGAAATTAGAGGGCGAGAAGAAATCTTTAGACTCAAAAATACAAAGCTTAAACAATGAGAGAATAGAGGTTGCTAAAATGAAAAGTGAGAACGAAGATTTTAAAAACGGTTTTATTGAAATGGAAAGTGTTAACACTAAGCTTAGTCAAGAAGTCAAAACACTAAAAGCTGAAAACACAGACTATCAAAGAATCAAAAAAGAATATGAAACAACTCAGCTTTTATTGGAAAAAACCAATGCTCAACTTAAAAGTAAAACCGATGAAATAGTCAGTATGAAGAAAAAATCTTCATCTCTTCTAGAACTTCAAAGAGAACTTGCAGAATTAAAAAGTAAAAACTCTAAGCTTAATAGTCAAGTCACTACTTTAAATTCTAAAAACGAACAATTGGAAAAAAATGAGGCTAGTATTCGTAACTCACTAGAAAAATATTCCACTATGAATACAAAACTTAGCAAGTCATTAAATACAGCTCAATTGACGAATGAATCCTTAAAATTGAAATACGACAAATTACAAGAACTAGAGTCTAAGTATGCAAGTATAGAAAAACGAAATAAGTTTTTAGAAGAACAATATGACATTGTTAATAAACAAAATGAAGAACAAAAACGCATTGCTGTTCAATTTGCAGAATCCTTTCAGCTAGAAAAACAAAAGAGTAAACAACTTCAAAATGAGATTTTGAGCTTATATTCTGAAGAAGAAGCATCAGAAAATTCAAAAGATGTGGTTTATAGAGTACAATTGGGTATATTTGACGAATTGATTGATGTTGAAGGTATTGAAAACTTAACCACTATTCATACTCAAGCACAACAAGTCATTTATATTGCTGGTAAGTTTGATAATTTTAGTTCAGCTAGAGGTTACTTGTTGGAAATGAGCAAGAAAGGTTTCAAAGATGCCTTCATTGTAAAATTTTAACAATGTCTGTTCATAAAAAGGTTTATAAAAAAATAACCACCCACTCGCTTCTAGAAATGAAGCAAAATAAAGAGAAGATATCTATGCTTACAGCATACGATTATACCTTGGCAAAAATTGTTGATTCTGGTGGTGTTGACGTTATATTAGTTGGAGATTCTGCCTCAAACGTAATGGCTGGTCATGAGACTACACTTCCTATTACTTTAGACCAAATGATATATCATACCGCCTCAGTAGTCAGAGCTGTTGACAGAGCACTAATCGTTGCTGATTTGCCTTTTGGTGCCTACCAAGGCAATTCAAAGGAAGCTCTCAATTCAGCAATTCGTATTATGAAAGAATCTGGTGCACACTCTGTAAAAATGGAAGGTGGGAGTGAAATATTAGAATCTATAAAGCGAATCCTCACTGCTGGTATTCCTGTAATGGGTCATCTAGGGCTTACACCACAGTCTATTTATAAATTCGGCACATATACCGTAAGAGCCAAAGAAGAAGCCGAATCTAAAAAACTCATTGAAGATGCTTTACATCTTGAAAATGCAGGTTGTTTTGCTATTGTATTAGAAAAAATACCTGCAAAATTAGCGACTAAGGTTGCTGAAAAGTTAAGTATTCCTGTCATTGGCATTGGTGCTGGAGGTGGAGTTGATGGGCAAGTATTAGTACTTCATGATATGATAGGTATGACACACGAATTTAGTCCTCGTTTTTTAAGACGATATCTCAATTTATACGAAGATATAAAAGGTGCTGTTGGTCAATATGTATCTGATGTGAAAACTACCGATTTTCCTAACGAAAAAGAACAATACTAAATGCTAGAAGTCCTTTATGAGGATAATCACATCATTGCAGTCAATAAAAAAGCGTCTGACATTGTGCAAGGCGACAAGACTGGAGATAGACCCCTACCCGAATACGTTAAAGATTATATCAAGAAAAAATACAATAAACCAGGGGAAGTATTTTTGGGTGTAGTACACCGATTAGATAGACCCGTTAGCGGAGTTGTACTTTTTGCAAGAACAAGCAAAGCACTAAGCAGGTTAAATGAAATGTTTAGAGAAAAGAAAGTGCAAAAAACGTATTGGGCCATTGTTAAAAACAAACCTCAAAATACTAAAGATACTTTAGTGCACTATCTTTTAAAAAATCAGTCTAAAAATAAATCTCAAGCATTTAATAGAGAGGCTAATAATGCTTTACGTTCAGAACTAAGTTATGAACTTATTCATTCATTAGATAACTATCACTTATTGGAAGTCAGTCCAAAAACTGGCAGACACCATCAAATAAGAGTTCAACTTGCTAAAATTGGTTGCCCAATTAAAGGTGATATAAAATACGGTTTTGACAGAACTAATAAGGATAAAAGCATACACCTACACGCTAGGAAAATAGATTTTATACATCCTGTTAAAAATGAACCTATAAGCATAACTGCCCCAACACCAAACGAAGCGTTATGGAAAAGCTGTAAAAACTATTGAGGGTCGACATCTATTGTGAAGCGTACCGATTTGTATTGCGGCATCTTATGTACTGAATCTATCACTTTTAAAATATGCCTTTTTGACTGATTTAAAGATAAATCAGCTCCTATTTTCACTAATATATTTTTTAGGTAACGGTTTTTTATTCTTGATACGGCTGGATATTCTGGACCAAGAACATTATGACTAAACGATTGACGTAAAACTAAGGCTAATTCTCTAGCAGCTTGATTGGTTAAATTATAATCTCTATGCGAAACTATAATTGAAAGCAATTTGCAAAAAGGAGGGTAATAAAAGGTCTTTCGCTCTAGTAATTCGGAATGATACATGCTGAGATAATCGTTCCCTTGAACCGCATGAATTATATCATGATTGGCAGAATAGGTTTGAATAAGGACTTTACCTTGTTTATTTTTTCTACCTGCTCTACCTGCTACCTGAGCCATTAACTGATAGGAACGTTCATACGAGCGAAAATCAGGAAAATTCAATAAGGCATCAGCATTTATAATACCAACAAGAGAAACGTGATCAAAATCAAGTCCTTTGGTTAGCATTTGAGTACCTATTAGTATGTCGATATTTCTATTTTCAAAATCATTAATAATGGTCTGATAGGCATTTTTTCTTCTAGTAGTGTCTAAATCTAAACGCTTGATAATAGCATCGGGAAAAAAAGGCTGCAATTCTTCTTCGACTTTTTCTGTACCATAACCTTTGATTTGAACCTCACTTGCACAAGCCTTACATTTTTTGACTAGATGTTCTGAATATCCACAATAATGGCACTTTAACAACTCTTGTTGCTTATGATAAGTTAGGCTTACATCACAGCTTTGACAGTTAGCAGTCCAACCGCAAGATTTACAACTACATACCGGTGCAAAACCTCTTCTATTTTGAAATAAAATGACTTGTTGTTTATTAAGTAAAGACTTTTCAATCTCTTCTAGCAAACGAGGTGAAAAAGCACCTTTCATTTGTTTTCTATGTGTAACATACTTGATGTCCTCAATATCTATCTCAGGCATGTTTACTCCTCCATATCTAGTTGATAGAGTTACCAATCCATATTTTTGAGACAAAGCGTTATGATAAGTTTCTAATGAGGGAGTTGCAGAAGCTAACAGTACTTTTGCTCCAAGTAAATTGGCGTACATTATAGCGGTATCTCTAGCGTTATATCGTGGTGAACTCTGTTTCTGTTTAAAAGAACTTTCGTGTTCCTCATCAACAACTATTAAACCTAAGTTTTGGTAAGGTAAAAATATAGAAGAACGAGTACCTAAGACAATAGGAAAACGATTACCATTTAACACCTCAGACCATATCTCTCCCCTTTCATTATTATTGAATTTTGAATGATAAACACCGACCTTATCTCCAAAATGTTTTCGTAAACGATTAATAATTTGTGTAGTCAATGCTATTTCTGGCAACAAATAAAGTACCTGTTCTCCTCTAGCAATTACCTCTTGTATGAGTTTGATGAAAATTTCTGTTTTACCACTAGAAGTTACACCGTGAAGTAATACGACCTCTTTACTTTCAAAGGATTTATTAATTTGATTTAAAGCAATTTGTTGCTCATCACTTAAATCAAAAGAAATTAAATCTTCATTTTCGTAAACTTCTATTCTTGAAATTTCTTTTTCTTCAATAGAAAATATACCTTTTTTTACCAAAGCATTAAGCGTTTGATGAGAAGATGACGAGACCTCTAACAATTCTTTAACAGTAATTGAAGGTGTTTTGTTTTCTTTAGTTAAATCAATGAATGAACGAAAGACTTGTTCTTGCTTTTTAGCATTCTTAAAAATTTTAAAATTGATATCCTTCTTTAAACAAGATACAAGACGGACGGATTTAGGTTTGTACTGCTCGTTTAACTCTTCTAATAATAAAACAACTTTTCTAGAGAGTAATGACTTTATGGTTGGAAAGATGGTTTTTTGATTTAATATTTTAGAAACCTCATTTAAAGTCAATTCCTTTTGTATTTCTAAAGCCTCAACAACTAAAAATTCCTTATCATTTAAGCTGCTTTTATCAACTTCATTTTCTGCGATTTTCAACTTTGTTTCACTAGAAAGTTTCAATACTGAGGGTAATGCAGAATGCATCACATCACCTAAGCTACAACAATAATAATTAGCTATCCATTCCCACAACCTAAATTGTTGATTTGAAATGATTGGCTGATGGTCTAAAACATTAATTATCGGCTTTGCTCTATAATTTTTTGGAGTTTCATTATGTATTTTAAAAACAATAGCTGTATAGAATTTTTTTTGACCAAACTGTACGACTACACGCATACCTTCTTGAATAGCTTCAAATTCAGAAGGCACTTCATAAGTAAAGCTATTTTGAAGAGGTAAAGGTAATATGACATCAACATAAATCACTACCTACAAAGATGTGAAATTGATTAGAATAATCCACAAGAAATGACAATAAGTTATTGGCTAACGAACTAGATTAACGTAACCGTTTTGCTTGAAAATTTCAGCGTCTTTACCATAAATTGTAACAGCGTAAGTATAAACACCTGTTGGTAATGTTTTATTCTTATATGTGCCGTCCCATTGATGTTCTATTCTATTAGAATAAAATACTTTTTGTCCCCATCTAGAGTAAACTGAGATTTCAAATTCTAAAATATTATCTCCTCTTAACTCAAAAAAATCATTGATTTGATCATTGTTAGGGGTAAAGGTATTCGGAATGTATAAATGAACCTCACAATCTATTAGTATATAAGTAGAATCTGTTTCGTTACAATTATTAGGAAAACTATAGTAAACCCAACTTTTTCCTTCAAAGGCATTTATAGGGTGAAAATACCCCTCAAAATCTACTCCCTTGCCACTAAACACTCCTCCTGTAGGCATGGCCTCTAATAAAATTGGAGGGTCAACAGGACATAAAATAGAATCAACTGATGTGATGAATTTTGGAAAAATCGGTTCTTTAAACCGAACACTAGCCAAACCTTCATTAGTAAGCGATTTACAATCGTATTTATCTATCAATTTACTTATAGTATAATTAGCAGAATCTTTGACATATACTTCAAATTTAGATTCGGTTAAATCATCAAATACTCTATTGTAAGAACCATTGAATAAATATAAACTATAGGGCGGAGCATCTACCTTTGAATGGATAGTGAGCAAGGCACTATCCCCTTCACATATTACACTCCCATTTTCTATATATGATGATGAGGTTGAATAAGTAACTTCTACAGAATTTGATGGCAGACCTTCACAATTTACGTCTTTAAGTTGAGTAACTTTATAGTTTCCTTTATTTCTTGCCTCAAAGGAGTAATTCATAGTAGTTGATGTATCATGAATTGAAGTAATTCCATTTCCAAAAGTAAAATAGAATGGACTTTGCCCAGAAAAGTTTATATCTATAATTGGGAAATCAGAAGTCTGACCTTCACAAATATTTCCTCCACCATGTGTCCTCGCTTGTGGAAGATTATATCCATGAACAATAATAGTGTCAATTTCTTCACAACCATTAGCATCAATTATTTTCACCCAATATGTACCATCTAAGACGTTTATACTTTCTGTAGTTTGCCCAGTACTCCATTGATAAGAATACGGAGGTGTAGCCTGATCAATTGATTTCACATTTATGTTTATATTCTCATTTTTACATGTATAAACATCCTCACCCAAATCTACCAATATTGGTGTTTCTGTTATTATAATTGTGTCAGAATTAATTACACAACCTTCATTAGACGCTTGTACATAATAACTACCTGCCCCAACACTTATTGATTGTGTTGTATCATTTGTATTCCATATAAAAGAATAATCATCTTCAGATTCTAACTGAGCTGACAATTCAATTTTTGAACCACAAGGTATTTGTATTTGATTGCCTTGAATACCCAATGAGTTACTTAAATAAAGTGAGGATGATGAAAAACTATTTTCTTCAATAAAAATAAAAGATGACATACCAGCATCCGAACCATCTGCAATGGCTAGACGAATATGGTAAGTTTCTCCACATTGAACCACTACTTTTGCAGTCATAACATCTGTAAAACCTCTTATTCCACCCACTGATTCCAAGGATTGATTGTTTACAAATAAATGAGAATTATAGACGGCATTATTTGTCTCAAAATTACAAATAGATGAAATGGTAATGGGTAACATTTGTCCAAGCGAATTTTCTTCAACACTTTCAAAAGTTGCAATATTAATACTACCATCTGTAAAAGCCGTTGGACTAGCGTACTGACCAGAAATACCAGGACCTGAAATAAAAAAACCAAAAACATCATTATAAGGAGAGTTTTCATAAAAAAGATATTCTTGTGAACCAAAAACATAGTTAAATGAAACTGTATCACTATTAGGCACAAAATCAAATTCTAAGACTGCTACATCATTTATGGCAGAAACATTAAAATCTTGACCTATTAAGTCAGGAACAGCATTAGCAACATCTAAAAGATCTGGATCTGTAACGATTGGATTTACATTTACAAATTCACCAATACCATTGAAACTAGTGTCTAGTATAGCAATATCACCCGTTCCCATTACTATTCCTCCGTTTAGTCCTAAATTTGAATTTGTTCCTTTAAAATATCCTATTTGAATGGAGTCGCCATTATAATTTAGATTTGAAATAGGTAAATCGTCTGACAAAAGAACGTCGTTAATCAAAAAACTCACATTATCATACGGAGGTGTTCTGTCTACTGTGAGTTGACCATAGGTAGAATAACTATATAAAAGAATAGAAATTATAAGGATTACTTTTTTCAATGGCATGGAATTATTTAAAATGCTGAAGAACAGCAAATGTATCCTTACAAATTTAGGAAAAATTTAGTGTAAAACATTTACTACACCCATTTTTGTGATGTATTGAGCGTCTTTTCCATAGGCACTGAAAGAGTAAGAGTACGCGCCTTCTGGAACAATTTTATTTTTGTACTTCCCATCCCAAAACGAATTAATGTTATCTGTAAAATACATTAACTCCCCCCATCTATTATAAATCGACATCTCAAAAGTAAGCACATTATTACCTCTTACAACGAGTAATTCATTTTCATCATCACCATTAGGAGTAAATGAATTGGGTATAAAAATATGAAGATTACAACCTAATTCAATTAAAATAGAATCGGTTTCATTACAATTTTCTGGAAAGCTATAATATATCCAATTATCTCCTATGTTGGCATTGATAGGATAAAAATAATTATTTAATCCCATACCTTTACCTGTCCAAAGTCCGTTTGGTTCCATAGTTGTTAACTGAAAAGCACTGTCAACAGGACAAACAACCGTATCAAAATGAGACGTGATTTCAGGATTTTTAAAATCCTTGAAAGCAACAATAGCAATACCTTCATTTTCAATAGATTGGCAACCGTTAGCATCAATAACTTTACTAACTATATATGAAGCTGGCTCTTTGACATAAGTTGTCATATAGCTATCCATAAGTGAACTAAAGTTAATTGAATAATTACCATTACTTAACAATACATTGTAAGGTAAAGCATCGGCTTCAACATCAATTCTAATTAGTGTACTATCACCATCACACATGGTTTCTCCTCCAGTAATTAAAGATTTTGGCAAGGTGTTGTAAGTAATTAAGGCAGAACCACTCGCTGAACCTAAACAATTTTTATCTGTCAAAGAGGTAATTGAATAATTACCTGTATAGGTAGCATTTATAGAGTAATTAGAGAACATAGCAGTATCAACAAATTGCTGGTCTCCATTGGTATAACTGATATAATAAGGAGCTTGACCTGTCAAATTTACGTTGAGAGGTAATACAAAAGGTTGTCCTTCACAGATAGCACCTCCTCCATCCAAAACAGCAGTAGGTCTATCTAATGAAAATACGGTTATATCATCTTGTCCTATACAACCATTAGCATCGGTAATAGTCAAAGCGTAAACGCCTGCAGGAACTGTTATTTGATCTGTATTCTGCCCACTACTCCAAGTGTAACTTATTGGCGCAATAGCATTCAGAGTTTCTATTTCAATAGTTGCATCTTCTCCTTCACAAACCGAAATATCTTCTCCCAAATCGATTTCAACTGTATTTAATTCATCTACATAAAATGTGTCAGAAAGTGTAACACAATTTATATTACTAGTAACCTCTACAGTATAAGACCCCTCTCCAACCGTAACATTTTGCTGAGTAGAACCATTACTCCAAAGGTATTGATAAACTCCAGGTACAGACATCTGTGCGGATAAAGTTACATCGGTTCCACAAGGAATTACAATATGACTAGAGTCTTGACCAATATTGTTAGTTACCTCCAAAAAGGGAGATGAAAAACTATTTTCTTCTAAAAAGACATAAGAAGATAATCCGCCATCTGAACCATCTGCTATAGCTAAACGAATATGATAGGTCTCACCACACTGAACAGCAGCTACAGCTGTCAGAGGAATAGTGAATCCATCAGCATCATCAACAGTTTCTAAACCTTGATTATTAATAAAATAATCGGGATTAACTGTTGCATTAACAGAAGATATAGTAACTGGCATAACTACTCCGTTATCATCTTCTATAGTCGCAATATTTATACTCCCATTTGGAAAAGCCGCAGGACTTGCATATGGCCCTACAATGCCAGGTCCTGAGATAAAGAAACCAAACACATCGTTATACTGAGAGTTTTCAAAAGCAAAATATTCTTGGGAAGCAAAAACATATTGGAATGTCACCGTATCACTACTTGGTATAAAATCAAATTCTAAAACTGCCACATCGTTTATATCTTGTACCACAAAATTCTGTCCAATCAAAGCAGGAACACTATTTGCCACATCTAGCAAATCAGGATCTGTAACTGGTGGGTTAACATCAATAAAACCACCAAAACCAGTAAAATTAGGGTCAAGAATAGAAATATCACCTGTACTCATCACAATGCCACTATTCAAGCCTAAATTAGATGCTGTACCGTCAAAAAAACCTATTTGAATAGAATCGCCTTGATAAGTATGATTAGAGGCTACCACACCATCTCCCAATAAAATATCGTTAACTAAATAAACTGGACTATCATTAGGAGGGGCGTTATCAACGGTCAATTGTGCTTGAACGGATAAGAATGAAAAAAAGAAA
Proteins encoded in this region:
- the panB gene encoding 3-methyl-2-oxobutanoate hydroxymethyltransferase, with translation MSVHKKVYKKITTHSLLEMKQNKEKISMLTAYDYTLAKIVDSGGVDVILVGDSASNVMAGHETTLPITLDQMIYHTASVVRAVDRALIVADLPFGAYQGNSKEALNSAIRIMKESGAHSVKMEGGSEILESIKRILTAGIPVMGHLGLTPQSIYKFGTYTVRAKEEAESKKLIEDALHLENAGCFAIVLEKIPAKLATKVAEKLSIPVIGIGAGGGVDGQVLVLHDMIGMTHEFSPRFLRRYLNLYEDIKGAVGQYVSDVKTTDFPNEKEQY
- a CDS encoding RluA family pseudouridine synthase, translating into MLEVLYEDNHIIAVNKKASDIVQGDKTGDRPLPEYVKDYIKKKYNKPGEVFLGVVHRLDRPVSGVVLFARTSKALSRLNEMFREKKVQKTYWAIVKNKPQNTKDTLVHYLLKNQSKNKSQAFNREANNALRSELSYELIHSLDNYHLLEVSPKTGRHHQIRVQLAKIGCPIKGDIKYGFDRTNKDKSIHLHARKIDFIHPVKNEPISITAPTPNEALWKSCKNY
- the priA gene encoding primosomal protein N', which gives rise to MIYVDVILPLPLQNSFTYEVPSEFEAIQEGMRVVVQFGQKKFYTAIVFKIHNETPKNYRAKPIINVLDHQPIISNQQFRLWEWIANYYCCSLGDVMHSALPSVLKLSSETKLKIAENEVDKSSLNDKEFLVVEALEIQKELTLNEVSKILNQKTIFPTIKSLLSRKVVLLLEELNEQYKPKSVRLVSCLKKDINFKIFKNAKKQEQVFRSFIDLTKENKTPSITVKELLEVSSSSHQTLNALVKKGIFSIEEKEISRIEVYENEDLISFDLSDEQQIALNQINKSFESKEVVLLHGVTSSGKTEIFIKLIQEVIARGEQVLYLLPEIALTTQIINRLRKHFGDKVGVYHSKFNNNERGEIWSEVLNGNRFPIVLGTRSSIFLPYQNLGLIVVDEEHESSFKQKQSSPRYNARDTAIMYANLLGAKVLLASATPSLETYHNALSQKYGLVTLSTRYGGVNMPEIDIEDIKYVTHRKQMKGAFSPRLLEEIEKSLLNKQQVILFQNRRGFAPVCSCKSCGWTANCQSCDVSLTYHKQQELLKCHYCGYSEHLVKKCKACASEVQIKGYGTEKVEEELQPFFPDAIIKRLDLDTTRRKNAYQTIINDFENRNIDILIGTQMLTKGLDFDHVSLVGIINADALLNFPDFRSYERSYQLMAQVAGRAGRKNKQGKVLIQTYSANHDIIHAVQGNDYLSMYHSELLERKTFYYPPFCKLLSIIVSHRDYNLTNQAARELALVLRQSFSHNVLGPEYPAVSRIKNRYLKNILVKIGADLSLNQSKRHILKVIDSVHKMPQYKSVRFTIDVDPQ
- a CDS encoding gliding motility-associated C-terminal domain-containing protein translates to MKKVILIISILLYSYSTYGQLTVDRTPPYDNVSFLINDVLLSDDLPISNLNYNGDSIQIGYFKGTNSNLGLNGGIVMGTGDIAILDTSFNGIGEFVNVNPIVTDPDLLDVANAVPDLIGQDFNVSAINDVAVLEFDFVPNSDTVSFNYVFGSQEYLFYENSPYNDVFGFFISGPGISGQYASPTAFTDGSINIATFESVEENSLGQMLPITISSICNFETNNAVYNSHLFVNNQSLESVGGIRGFTDVMTAKVVVQCGETYHIRLAIADGSDAGMSSFIFIEENSFSSSSLYLSNSLGIQGNQIQIPCGSKIELSAQLESEDDYSFIWNTNDTTQSISVGAGSYYVQASNEGCVINSDTIIITETPILVDLGEDVYTCKNENININVKSIDQATPPYSYQWSTGQTTESINVLDGTYWVKIIDANGCEEIDTIIVHGYNLPQARTHGGGNICEGQTSDFPIIDINFSGQSPFYFTFGNGITSIHDTSTTMNYSFEARNKGNYKVTQLKDVNCEGLPSNSVEVTYSTSSSYIENGSVICEGDSALLTIHSKVDAPPYSLYLFNGSYNRVFDDLTESKFEVYVKDSANYTISKLIDKYDCKSLTNEGLASVRFKEPIFPKFITSVDSILCPVDPPILLEAMPTGGVFSGKGVDFEGYFHPINAFEGKSWVYYSFPNNCNETDSTYILIDCEVHLYIPNTFTPNNDQINDFFELRGDNILEFEISVYSRWGQKVFYSNRIEHQWDGTYKNKTLPTGVYTYAVTIYGKDAEIFKQNGYVNLVR
- a CDS encoding choice-of-anchor L domain-containing protein, with protein sequence MKTNFLIIFFFSFLSVQAQLTVDNAPPNDSPVYLVNDILLGDGVVASNHTYQGDSIQIGFFDGTASNLGLNSGIVMSTGDISILDPNFTGFGGFIDVNPPVTDPDLLDVANSVPALIGQNFVVQDINDVAVLEFDFIPSSDTVTFQYVFASQEYFAFENSQYNDVFGFFISGPGIVGPYASPAAFPNGSINIATIEDDNGVVMPVTISSVNATVNPDYFINNQGLETVDDADGFTIPLTAVAAVQCGETYHIRLAIADGSDGGLSSYVFLEENSFSSPFLEVTNNIGQDSSHIVIPCGTDVTLSAQMSVPGVYQYLWSNGSTQQNVTVGEGSYTVEVTSNINCVTLSDTFYVDELNTVEIDLGEDISVCEGEDATIEIETLNAIAPISYTWSSGQNTDQITVPAGVYALTITDANGCIGQDDITVFSLDRPTAVLDGGGAICEGQPFVLPLNVNLTGQAPYYISYTNGDQQFVDTAMFSNYSINATYTGNYSITSLTDKNCLGSASGSALITYNTLPKSLITGGETMCDGDSTLIRIDVEADALPYNVLLSNGNYSINFSSLMDSYMTTYVKEPASYIVSKVIDANGCQSIENEGIAIVAFKDFKNPEITSHFDTVVCPVDSAFQLTTMEPNGLWTGKGMGLNNYFYPINANIGDNWIYYSFPENCNETDSILIELGCNLHIFIPNSFTPNGDDENELLVVRGNNVLTFEMSIYNRWGELMYFTDNINSFWDGKYKNKIVPEGAYSYSFSAYGKDAQYITKMGVVNVLH